CCGATAGCTGCGAGAGCAGTCAAAATAGGCTTAACTTATAAAGCGGATTTATTAAGTGAAAGGATTGCAAATGCTCAAGACTTAGTCAGTCTTTTGCAAGAAAAGCCATTATCGGAAGCCATGTATCAGAAGATAGGGCAAGAAATTGCCAAGATGCACAATGCCAACGTGAATCATACTGATCTGAACATTCACAATATTCTGATTGATGACAAAAGAAAAGTATGGATTATTGATTTTGATAAATGCCGTCAGCAACCGGATGGTGATTGGAAGCAAGGCAATTTAGAGCGTTTGAAGCGCTCGTTTTTTAAAGAATTGAAGAAACGCCAGATACATTGGCAAGAAAGCGACTTCGCTGTGCTTGAAAAGACGTACTCTTTAAGTCTTTAGGTGCTAACGACGAGCAGTCAAAAATTTAAATTTGGCTATCTTATTAAGGCAAGCCAAGTTGAGTAGTTTAAGTGCAAATTCAACTACAATTAAACAAGATTTCTCGCACTTTACGTGAGCACAATAATTAAGCCGGTAACATTCATAATGAAAATACTCGTAACTGGTGGTGCTGGTTTTATTGGCTCTGCAGTCATAAGACACATCATTTGTGATACACAAGATACCGTCATTAACCTAGATAAATTGACTTATGCGGGTAATTTAGAGTCCTTAGCGGAAGTATCGGATAGTGAACGTTACCATTTTGAGCAGGTTGATATCTGTCAACGTGACGAGCTTGATCGCGTATTTGAAAAGCATCAACCTGATCTCGTGATGCACCTTGCGGCGGAATCACACGTAGATCGTTCCATTGATGGACCTGCGGCATTTATTGAAACCAATGTCATTGGAACATATCACCTTCTTGAATCGGCACGCCAATATTGGTCGACACTTGATGATACACGCAAAGCCACTTTCCGTTTTCATCATATTTCTACCGACGAAGTGTATGGTGACCTAGAAGGTACGGATGATTTGTTTACTGAAACTACATCCTATGCGCCGAGTAGCCCTTACTCCGCTTCTAAAGCATCCAGCGATCATTTAGTTCGAGCTTGGCTGCGAACTTACGGTTTCCCAACCGTTGTTACTAATTGTTCGAATAACTATGGACCTTACCATTTTCCAGAGAAGTTAATCCCTCTAATGATCCTTAATGCATTAGATGGCAAACCGTTGCCAGTTTATGGCGATGGTATGCAAATCCGTGATTGGTTGTTCGTCGAAGATCATGCTCGTGCTCTTTACAAAGTAGTGACTGAGGGTGAAATCGGTGAAACATATAACATTGGTGGTCACAATGAAAAAGCGAACATTGAAGTCGTGAAAACCATTTGCTCGTTACTTGAAGAGTTTCGACCAAACAAACCTGCAGATGTTGAATCTTATGAATCGTTGATCACGTATGTGAAAGACCGACCAGGTCATGATATACGCTATGCAATTGATGCAACAAAAATTGCTCAAGAGCTTAACTGGACGCCTGAAGAAACATTCGAAAGTGGCATTCGAAAAACCGTTGAATGGTATCTAAACAACCAGCAATGGTGGCAACGTGTGCTTGATGGTTCATACAGTTTAGAAAGACTCGGAGCAGGTGAATAATGAAAGGTATTATTATTGCTGACGCTTATGGCGTGCCTGCTCACCATATTTCTTTTGATGACTTAGTGGAAGAGGTGACTTTAAGTTCTTCGATTATTACTTTTCTGTGGGACGAGAGTGTAATTTGCCAAGCAAAGTTTCAGAGTCCACTAGCCTTGAAGACTTATATGCTTTACCCAAGCAATACGATATCAATATAAATACTCCCCCCCTTTTAGATAGCTGCCCATTCAAAAAATAAAAATAAGCCCCAAAATGAACGTTTTGAGGCTTGTCTAGTTTATTTCGAGAGCGTATTTATGTACCTAGCTGGATGACTCACAAGGCCGTCCTGTATTAGTTCCTTGTGCTAAGCATAATGATATTAATGAGACAAATATAATAAAGGGCTGAACATGAGTCAAAGGGACATCAGTCAAAGCAGCAGTGGCGCAAACACTGATTGTTCCGATCACTATTAGACGGGGCAGAAAATCTAAACGCTGAAGCTGAGTGAGCGGATAAGTCACAAGTAACAAAAATAGCATCAACCCAATAAGACCATTTCTTACTAGTTTGTCTACGTACTGATTGTGGTAATGGTCCCAGGCAATGAACTCCTTTTTAAGTAATTTCTGTTCAAAGAGCTTTTGACGATATTCCTGATGTTGGTCACCGATACCAAGCAGTGGGTTATCAGTGATAGGGTAAATGCTCGAAGACCACAATTGTAAACGGATGCCGATAGAAGTTGTATATTGTGCTTGCTTAAGGTGCGTTATTTCATTTTTTGTTGAGTTTATACGCCCTATGATAGAGCTTGAATTCAGAATTATTGAAAATATACTTAATACACCAACAATAGCTAAGCGATTAACTAAGAGCTGCTTTTTTCGATAGGTCAGAATGATGATAATGGCTGCGGCAACCACCAAAGCTAAAATCACTCCTCTTGTTTGCCCTATTAATATCGAGTTCAAACTTAATGTAAAGCTTAGCAAGCCAACAGAACGCACTCGCTTAGAAGAAGATAGTAAGGCGTAGATAAGGGAGCAGGCGGCAACAACAGCTGAAATTGTGGTAAAAGTGATTGCATTGATAGGCCATAAAGCTCTTGGTGTATGCCAAATATGAGCATGTAAAAATGAACTAGTAAGTAAAACAATACTAGAAAGTAATAAATACCAATGAAGCTTTGAGAAAATCCTTCTTGATTCAAATGTTGGTATAGAAATAAATAATACGAGCATACAGGCATAAGCTCTCAGCATCCCTGTTGAGCTTCCATTATTGTATTCTTGAAAAAGAATAGCAGAAAGTAACATCAAAGCAAGGATCTGTAACCACCGGTTACTGGTTAGATTACTTAAAATCGCTTTAGGGCCGTAGTAGCAGCAAGAAATTACTAGTGAAATGCTTATCAACCCCACCAGGGCTTTGTATGCATGATTGGTCGTCAATTGGCCCGAAAAAATCCACAAAAATGGGGGAAGTGATATCAAATATCCGATCTTTTCTTTTAAAGGAAGTTTTTTTGTATTCATTTAATTTTTTGACCTATATTGAGCTAAATTGTAGTACTGCGTAGCCATAAACTCTACAGTAAACTTTTTATTAAGAGGCACGATAAATTTATTCTTTTCCTTATGCAGCTCCAAGATTTTTTCTTTTAAACTTGAACTGTTTAACTCACAAAGGCAATGTTGATACGTCTCACCAAAAATTTCACTAGGGCCGCTTTGACAGTCGGTCGATATCGTAGGGGTACCTAATGCAATTGATTCTGCGATGACGATAGCAAAGCCTTCATAATCGGAGCAAAGTATCAAACCAGCAGCATTTGCCAACCATGGGTAGGGATTCTCACAAAAGCCAAGAAGTTTAATTCTTTGAGCAGCATTGGGGTTATCAGTGATGATTCCTTGTATTCTCTGGGTTATTTCAGTATCTCTTTCTCCAAGTAAAACAAGGTCAGTATCTTTTATATCAGAATCAATATAGGATTTTACGAGGCGATCTTGCCGTTTAGCTTCATTAAAATTGCCAATATGGAGAAAGTAGTCTTTGTTAGGAGCAATGAATTCCTCTTGAGAGAGCGTAGCTATTGATTCCGTTGAAACACCATTATAAATAGTTGTGGTCCTGTTGATCTTAAAGTTTTTGTTTAGATCTTCTTCTATTCCTTTTGAGACGCAAATGACGGGTAAATTTCTGTAAATTAAAAAGATTTTTATTTTCTTGATGAGCTTGCCAAGAGTGTTTTTTTTGCTTAATTTATTTTTTGAAAGATTACTATGAACAACATGATAAGCATTCTTAAACCGAGAGTATTTCATCACTTTTGATATGGTGTCTAAGTGGCAAATAATGAGGTCTGGCTCATCTTGTGTAATATTTTCTTTAATGTAATGATCGATGATTTTACATTTACTCTTGTTGGCTATTTTTAAACCAAGAAAATTTCTCTTTTCAGTGTTTAGTTTATGTATTATTACAGATTTTGGTTCTGGTGTTAGGCCTTTATAGGGCTTTGTTGTAATAATATGAACAAAGCAATCCTCAAGTTTAGCTAACTCTTGACTTAAATTTATAACAGAGCTCTCTACACCTCCACCTTTTAAGTGTGGGACAATCGAGATAATGGTCTTTTTTCTCATAATTATATTCTACCTATCATCTATCAATATTGATGTTGTTCTTTCAATTACGCCAACTTGTCGTGACATAAAGTATTTTAAGTCTTTATTTATATTCTTAATATTGTGATTTGAGCTTAGTAAGATAATAATAGATTCTGATAGTGCTTGTTTATGATCAATAATATTAATTATCTCTTTTTTGAGTAGTGTTGATACAATCAATTCAAAGTTATAATAACTTGGTCCGGTAATCACAGGGACCCCCAATGCTGCCGGCTCTAACACATTGTGTCCACCAACTTTATCGCCAATTAAACTACCACCCATAAAACAAACATCAGCAGCACCAATAAGAGTTAACATTTCACCCATGGTATCGCCAAGATACACTTGGGTCGATGTTGTTACGGCTTCTTGGCTTGTACGGCGAGCAGTTTCAAAGTCTAGCTTCTGGCAAAGCTCAAATACGTTGTCGAAACGTTCTGGATGGCGAGGAACAAGAATCAATAGTGCGTCAGGGTGTGACTCTAGAACTTGTTTATGCGCTTCAAGAACTTGCTCGTCCTCACCTTTGTGGGTACTTGCTGCAATCCAGACTGGGCGATCGCGGCCAAGTTCATTGCGCAGTGCTTTGCCTTGCTCTCTAACCGTATCCGATATTTGAATATCAAACTTTATTGAGCCTGTAACAAAAAGTTTGTTTTTCTCGACCCCTAAACGTTCGAAACGCTCGGCATCTGACTCTGTCTGGCAAAGTACTTTATCCAGACAAGGGGCTAATAGGTTAAACAGTGGCTGAACTTTGGCGTAGTTCTTACACGACTTTTCAGATAGGCGAGCATTGACCACGATGATAGGGATTCCCGCATTATGGACAACATTAAGCGTGTTTGGCCAAAGCTCGGTTTCGATGATCAACATTTGCTTTGGGTGTATTGCCTTTAGAAAGCCTTTCACGGCAAAGCTAAAATCGATAGGCATATAGCGGTGTTCAACTAAGTCACCCAACTTAGCAATTTGTTCTGCACCAGTGCTGGTTGTGGTGGTGACCAAAATAGGTTGGGTTGGGTTTTTCTTTTTTAACGCTTTAATGAGTGGAATAGCAGCGATGCTTTCACCTACCGAAACCGCATGAATCCAAATGGGGGGCTCAGTTGCTTCTAGCTTTGGAGTAATACCAAAATGCTCTTTCCATCGTTGGCCAAACTTGGGCTTGTTTGGTTTGCTTTTATACAAACCAAACAGTAGCAAAGGAGAAGCGATGGCGAGTAATAAAGTATATAGGCCTCGAATTAGCATGAGCTGACCGTTATTGCTTCCAGTTTTTGAATACTACTGAGTACTTGCTTCGGGGATAACTCAGTTAAACACTTAAGGTGCTTAAACTCACACTCACGCTTAAAGCATGGACGACAGTCAATGTCAGTGTGAACAATCTCTACCTTTTCCGCCAGTGGTGGCGTGTATTTGGGTGAGGTTGAACCATAAACTGCCACCACATTACAACCAACGGCCGCTGCCACGTGCATAAGGCCTGAGTCGTTTGCTACTACAGTTTGACACGCCGCCAGCAGATCAACTGCTTCAATCAGGCTTGTTTGCCCGGCTAAAACATGAATTTGGTGCTGATGTTCCTGAGGGACTAATTGTTTGATGTTGTTACAGGTCTCCAGGTCTTTTTGTGAGCCAAATAGCCACACTTGTTTTCCTGAATGCGCCATTGCTGAGGCGACTTCTGCATAGTGCGCTTCGGGCCATTTTTTCGCAGGGCCAAACTCCGCACCTGGGCATAGGCCAATAGCAGGCGCTTCTTGGTTGAGATTAAACTTAGCAATAGCTTCAGCTTGCTCTTGTTTATCAATAAACAGGCTTGGGCGAGGTAGGGTTTCTAAACCACCCAGTGAGGAGGAGTCAACCATCTCCGTTTGTGAATAGGCTAATGCCACATAGCGTTCAACCATGAATTGAAAAGACTTCATATTTGGACGCAAGTCATTAAGCAGCCCGTAGCGCATTTCGCCTTTCCAGCCCGTGCGAAGCGGAATATTGGCAAACCAAGGAATCAGGGCAGATTTTGCCGACTTAGGCAGAATGTAAGCGTGATCATATTGCTTTTCACGTAGAGACTTGCCAATTTCACGGCGACCCAATAAGTTGAACTCACCATGACCGATAGGCATTTCAATCGCTTGGTGGATCTCTGGCATACGCTCAAGAATGGGTTTACACCAACCGGGTGCAATTACGTCAATTTGGCTTTGTGGATGAAGCTGCTTTAAAACGATGTACAGTGACTGGGACATCACCATATCACCAACCCAAGATGGTCCGATGATGAGTATTTTCATGCTTTGTTCTTCCAGTACATAAACTTAAGAATGGACTCGTAGGTTCTGAAGAGCTCTGCGTAGATCTTATTAGGTAGGGTCATCTTCGACTTGTCTTTTCTTTTAGTACCAATGGTTGAAGCGATTTGAGCTCTAGTGAAAAGGTCTGGGGCAACGCTGTAAGTCTGAACATTATGGCGCCATGGTTTTTCCATGTAGTCATCGACTGGTTCGATAAACTCTTGAGCATGTCTAACAAACTTAGAGGCAGCTTTCGGTGTGACAATATAAGCGGTGGTACCACAAGTCCCAGCAGAGTAGCCTCCGAGCATATGATTATCATCAATCGGTGCGATTGGAGTGAATACCCGCTTCTTAGTGGCAGACAACTTAATGTAGTCATAAGTAGAAGTCAGCGGAAAGGTATGTGCGAGTATTTGCTTCAATCCTTCTACAGGATCGACGTTATCTTCTAAGATGATTATCGGTTCATCGAGCTCAGTACAGCGAACCCACAACTCGTAGTGGCTTGAGAAGCAGGCTACTTCACTGGCTTTTAATTGATACCCTTTGCGGTGCTGAGTAATGGTTGGACGGTTTTTTTCTGAATGAAGAAAACCGTCAATAGAGCCATCTACGGCATCAAAAAATTCAAACTCAACGCCCTGTTGTTTTAACCTTTCTTCTATACGTTCTCGGCGATCTAGCGATCGAGCCAAGCTTACGACAAATACTTTCACTGAACTTTCCAATCGCTATCATATCTCGGTTTAAAGAGGTTGTAATAATTATTGCCATTTTCTTGTGAGCGGAGCAACTGC
This window of the Vibrio azureus genome carries:
- a CDS encoding O-antigen ligase family protein — protein: MNTKKLPLKEKIGYLISLPPFLWIFSGQLTTNHAYKALVGLISISLVISCCYYGPKAILSNLTSNRWLQILALMLLSAILFQEYNNGSSTGMLRAYACMLVLFISIPTFESRRIFSKLHWYLLLSSIVLLTSSFLHAHIWHTPRALWPINAITFTTISAVVAACSLIYALLSSSKRVRSVGLLSFTLSLNSILIGQTRGVILALVVAAAIIIILTYRKKQLLVNRLAIVGVLSIFSIILNSSSIIGRINSTKNEITHLKQAQYTTSIGIRLQLWSSSIYPITDNPLLGIGDQHQEYRQKLFEQKLLKKEFIAWDHYHNQYVDKLVRNGLIGLMLFLLLVTYPLTQLQRLDFLPRLIVIGTISVCATAALTDVPLTHVQPFIIFVSLISLCLAQGTNTGRPCESSS
- a CDS encoding glycosyltransferase family 25 protein gives rise to the protein MKVFVVSLARSLDRRERIEERLKQQGVEFEFFDAVDGSIDGFLHSEKNRPTITQHRKGYQLKASEVACFSSHYELWVRCTELDEPIIILEDNVDPVEGLKQILAHTFPLTSTYDYIKLSATKKRVFTPIAPIDDNHMLGGYSAGTCGTTAYIVTPKAASKFVRHAQEFIEPVDDYMEKPWRHNVQTYSVAPDLFTRAQIASTIGTKRKDKSKMTLPNKIYAELFRTYESILKFMYWKNKA
- a CDS encoding 3-deoxy-D-manno-octulosonic acid kinase, which translates into the protein MIKCLQQDNSMIWFDDQIIYNPHQSLFDAQYWQKQDKVVGSASGRGTTWFIQLNDLQVALRHYRRGGLFGKLIKDHYWFAGWEQTRSAQELKLLQLLIDAGVNVPRPIAARAVKIGLTYKADLLSERIANAQDLVSLLQEKPLSEAMYQKIGQEIAKMHNANVNHTDLNIHNILIDDKRKVWIIDFDKCRQQPDGDWKQGNLERLKRSFFKELKKRQIHWQESDFAVLEKTYSLSL
- the waaA gene encoding lipid IV(A) 3-deoxy-D-manno-octulosonic acid transferase; the protein is MLIRGLYTLLLAIASPLLLFGLYKSKPNKPKFGQRWKEHFGITPKLEATEPPIWIHAVSVGESIAAIPLIKALKKKNPTQPILVTTTTSTGAEQIAKLGDLVEHRYMPIDFSFAVKGFLKAIHPKQMLIIETELWPNTLNVVHNAGIPIIVVNARLSEKSCKNYAKVQPLFNLLAPCLDKVLCQTESDAERFERLGVEKNKLFVTGSIKFDIQISDTVREQGKALRNELGRDRPVWIAASTHKGEDEQVLEAHKQVLESHPDALLILVPRHPERFDNVFELCQKLDFETARRTSQEAVTTSTQVYLGDTMGEMLTLIGAADVCFMGGSLIGDKVGGHNVLEPAALGVPVITGPSYYNFELIVSTLLKKEIINIIDHKQALSESIIILLSSNHNIKNINKDLKYFMSRQVGVIERTTSILIDDR
- a CDS encoding glycosyltransferase, whose amino-acid sequence is MRKKTIISIVPHLKGGGVESSVINLSQELAKLEDCFVHIITTKPYKGLTPEPKSVIIHKLNTEKRNFLGLKIANKSKCKIIDHYIKENITQDEPDLIICHLDTISKVMKYSRFKNAYHVVHSNLSKNKLSKKNTLGKLIKKIKIFLIYRNLPVICVSKGIEEDLNKNFKINRTTTIYNGVSTESIATLSQEEFIAPNKDYFLHIGNFNEAKRQDRLVKSYIDSDIKDTDLVLLGERDTEITQRIQGIITDNPNAAQRIKLLGFCENPYPWLANAAGLILCSDYEGFAIVIAESIALGTPTISTDCQSGPSEIFGETYQHCLCELNSSSLKEKILELHKEKNKFIVPLNKKFTVEFMATQYYNLAQYRSKN
- the rfbB gene encoding dTDP-glucose 4,6-dehydratase, whose amino-acid sequence is MKILVTGGAGFIGSAVIRHIICDTQDTVINLDKLTYAGNLESLAEVSDSERYHFEQVDICQRDELDRVFEKHQPDLVMHLAAESHVDRSIDGPAAFIETNVIGTYHLLESARQYWSTLDDTRKATFRFHHISTDEVYGDLEGTDDLFTETTSYAPSSPYSASKASSDHLVRAWLRTYGFPTVVTNCSNNYGPYHFPEKLIPLMILNALDGKPLPVYGDGMQIRDWLFVEDHARALYKVVTEGEIGETYNIGGHNEKANIEVVKTICSLLEEFRPNKPADVESYESLITYVKDRPGHDIRYAIDATKIAQELNWTPEETFESGIRKTVEWYLNNQQWWQRVLDGSYSLERLGAGE
- the waaF gene encoding lipopolysaccharide heptosyltransferase II, with amino-acid sequence MKILIIGPSWVGDMVMSQSLYIVLKQLHPQSQIDVIAPGWCKPILERMPEIHQAIEMPIGHGEFNLLGRREIGKSLREKQYDHAYILPKSAKSALIPWFANIPLRTGWKGEMRYGLLNDLRPNMKSFQFMVERYVALAYSQTEMVDSSSLGGLETLPRPSLFIDKQEQAEAIAKFNLNQEAPAIGLCPGAEFGPAKKWPEAHYAEVASAMAHSGKQVWLFGSQKDLETCNNIKQLVPQEHQHQIHVLAGQTSLIEAVDLLAACQTVVANDSGLMHVAAAVGCNVVAVYGSTSPKYTPPLAEKVEIVHTDIDCRPCFKRECEFKHLKCLTELSPKQVLSSIQKLEAITVSSC